CGCTGAAAGGCGGGAATTCCTGATCACCGGACATATAGAGAAATGGGTATTCAAAAAGATTGGCATCATCCGCCCGAAGAGTAATGGTATCAATACGTGCCTCAACACTGGTTCGTTTGATAATTTCCCACATAAGACGTTTTCCCGCATTTGGCCTGGGATTCCAGTTCCCGCCATCATATTGCAATTGTGCAAAAGCAAACTTCGAGGCATCTCCCATGGCAAAACTTTTACAGGGAAAAAGGTTGAAACCACAGATGACACAGATGACACAGATAAAGAATCTGAGATTTTTGGAAATAGTAAAACACAGAGGTGCAGAGGAACAAAGATTATAAAACAAGATTCCTATTACCATTTTTAAATACCAGGGAAACAAGTCTAATGGAAAATGCGTTAAAAATTATTTCTTCAATATGCTGTTTGTTGCTCAACTTCAATCTCTTCGATGCGTGAGCGAATCGGTTGTATTTTTTTTATTCTAATACATACGATAGGTTGTCCCTTTTCAGCATGAATTTTTCCCAATTTAAAACTCCAACTATTAAACTCCTCGTCTCCCTCTAATTGCATAATTACGATCGCATTATTTGGAATTTTATTTGCAAACTCCGGATGCTCACGCACATATCTGTTAAACTCTTTAATTAAATCAGTATTTTTCCTTTCCAAAATATTCATGGCATGTCTCCCTTCAAAAATTTATTTTTATACGTCTCCCAATTGTCGTCAATATCATCATCAGCCAGAGTCAAAGCATCTTCAAATTTAAGGTGTAATTCCTCTTTGATATGCTTACCTTTCTTATTATAAGAATCGCGATGCGCATAGCCATGAGCACAGTCATATCGAACAACCTCTTTCCAAGACCCTTCATGCTTAATCTCTAATTGAACCATAAATTTTACCACCTTACCGCTCTGTATTTGATGATAATGTCTTTTCCTTGTATCTTCGTTGTAATGAATTATATATTCTTTTACGGCCATAGCAAATTATCCAACGCATTTAACCTTCTATAGAACTATGTTTTCTCAAGTTCTCCTTCCCGTTACTTAATGATATATTCTGATATTTCTTCATGAGTACGCCTCCCATTTTTACTCGTTACTATTTTACCTGAATACCCTAGTTTTTTAAGGAGTAGAATTTTTAGGCCAAACTGACCTGCAATTAAAAGTTTGTAGGGTGGAGAATCTGCATTATTTCGAATTGCTTTAGACATTTTACAATCATGGGCGATATCATTTCTGGCTTTGATTAATTGTTGAAAATTAAGTCCAATTTTTTGAGTGTTAATTTTGTATGAATTAGCCAACAGGTTTATTTTTTTTAAAACTTTATCCCAATTTAAAGCGTCATTTATTCTTGATTTTAAAAACCCATCTTTATCTTTGTCTGAGAATTTAACCTTCCATTTTCTATATGCATCATTTACTTCTGTGATTAATTCTTTAATTGGATCTTTAGCCGAGTCTTTAACTTCTTTCGTTTGATTTCCCCAGGCATTAGCCAACATTTCCCATGCTTGGGTTATTCGAAGCAGCCTTTCATCCATGTATCCATTAGCTGATAAATTAATATAAGTGGTGGCTATACGAATATTCTCTTGTTCTTGCGGTGAAAATGTTCTCCAAGAAGAAAGTGCCTCTCGAAGGTAATCCGAAATGTAAGTTTCTAATATACAAAATCTCGGTCCAAACTCACCACCAAGCATCCTACGCCAAATTTCTACTTCATTGCCTTCGTTCCATAAAATTATTTGCCTATGAAATGTAACCTCATTCCCACTTGCTAATGATAGCAACCTTGCAATTTGATATGCCTTTTCTGTATATTGTTCTAGTGTTGCACTAGGATGTGAAAGATGCAAAGTTAAGCCTTCAATAGGTATTTGCCAGTTTTTTGCTATTGACTTTGTTTGCTCAGAGCTATTGGGATTAATAACTTCTATATTCCATCTATCATCAGTTAATGAAAAAACCCCTTCAAAATAGGATACTAAAGGGTAATAAGCCTCTTTTATTGGTTTATCTAATTTATTGCCAATAATAATATCGGCATTTAAAGACATAAACTTCCAATCTTGTACGCGTTGGAGTATCGAGATAGGATTCGAGGATAAGAGCAAATGTTCGCATTCTATAGGTCTTTTATCAGTATTTAAAAATCCTTTAAGTTTCCAATTTTTATCGTATTTTTTATATTCTGGATTGATTTTAGCTATAATTACTGTTTCTGCAGGATATTGAATTAAACTGAATGGCACATTAAATGACAATCCATCTGAACAAAACTCTCCTACACCTTCTAAACATATTATATTTGGGATATCAGACAAAAATTTTCCTCCGTTAATGATTATTTTGCAAACATTTGAATTTCAAAAATCATAGTCCAAAAGTTAATCTCAGTCTTTTATCCAATTCATGAAGAATCGCCTTACTTGCCCTTCCTATTTCAACGACTATGATTCTTTTTTCGATAGTTCCTTTAGTCATTTTTTTGAAATTGTCTTAAGCCTTTCAAGAAATGACTCTGCCACGCTGCGTGATTTTATTAAGACGGATGCCTCGTGGTTTTTCTTTAGCGCGCTATACGTCCAGTTCGTACTCCCCACAATGGTGATATAATCGTCGATGACCAATATCTTACTGTGGGTAACACGGTCAATACTGTCGTAATACACAGGGACACCATTTTTTTTGAGCAGTTCGTATGCGTCTACGCTTTTCCTTCCTGTTTTCTTACCCTTTTTCCCAGTTTCCCAAAACATGACATTTTGATCAAAAATAACTGTTACATTTACGCTACGCCGATGAGCGTTAATAAGGTCATTGACCAGGTTATATTCCCACCCCTGTTTATATTTTGGATTAATATCGGCTATGTACATGACACACAGGATAGATTTCTTTGCGGTGGTTAATGCCTGGTGCACCTGTGGGTAATAGTCTCCATCAACCAGTGGTATGACATCGTCGGCCGGCAAACCAAAAGAGGGTGAGGTACAAAAAACACAAATAGCAAAGGTACTCAGGATAAATATTTTTCTTGTTATGGATAGTAAGTGTTTCATGAAATTTTTCCAATCCGGGTTACAAGAACTAATTTAAACTGTAAATTACAGAGTGTCTTTATATCAAAAATCAAAGATAAAAAGTTAAAAATACAAATCAAAATGTAAAGATAGTCTTTTGTCTTCTATTTGAACTTTGATATGTCATTTTGCCTTTTTATTTTTAATTTTTGCAGTTATTGTAAAGTCCCCGTCATCAGCAAGGGGGTAACTTCTTCTATCCGTACCGAAACAATTGAATTTTTGATGGTTTCCGGTCCGTCAAATAAAACCTTGATATACCGTTCGGAGTATCCACATAATTTGTTTGTTTTTGAGTCTCTTTCCGTTTCTACAAGGACCTCAGCGCGTGTGTTTAAAAAATGTTTCTTGTAGGAAAAGGCTGAAGTTTTTGCCACAGCATCCAGGAGTGTCTTTCTTTTTTTGATAATCTGAGGGTGACAATGGTCAGTCATTTTCGCCGCAGGGGTACCTTCTCGTGCACTAAAAGGGAATATATGCATCCGGCTAAAGCCAACTTTTTTACAGAGATTGATAGTATTTTCAAAGTGTGCATCCTTTTCTCCCGGAAAGCCTACTATGACGTCAGTGGTAAATGACGGTGAATCAATCTTTGAACGGATGCTATCAAGTACCTCTAAATATTGAGATGAGGAATATTTTCTGTTCATCCTCTTCAGAATAAAATCATCTCCACTTTGTAATGGAATATGAAAATGGGGGCATATCTGGTTTGTATGTGCAACAAGGTCGATTAAATCATGAGTTATTTCATTAACTTCGATAGAGCTTAGTCGGAGTCTTTCTAATCCTGATAGGTTACAGAGCATCTGAATAATATCCAATAAACGGTAGTTTCCCTGAGTGTCCTTGCCGTAAGCCCCCAGATGAATGCCGGTCAGGATAATCTCCTTGTAACCGTTATCAATTAAACGTTGCGCTTCTTCCAGGATATCCTGTGGTCTCCGGCTCTTGATACCTCCGCGAACGTAAGGGATGATACAATAGGAACAATACAAGTCACATCCGTCTTCGATCTTGAGGAATGCCCTTGTATGCCCTGCAAAATGACTTATTTTAAGATTGTAAATAGATTCTTTCTCGGACCTGGGAATATATGTATCATCACCCCATCCCCCCCTCTTCGAAGGGGAAGCAGGGACACGGTGCACCGTGTCCCTACTGACAATTTCCGCTAATTGTGCCTCTTCTGCCTTGGTAATCACAAAGTCTACACCTTCCAGTTTTTTAATGGTTTCGGTATCTGACTCTGCATAACACCCGGTAACAACGACTGTTGCCGCGGGATTTTTTCGTCTGACCTTTTTGATGTATTGTCGTGATTTTTCGTCGCTGGCCGAGGTGACCGTACAGGTGTTGATTACATAAAGATCAGCAGCTTGTTCAGGAGCGGTTTCTATGAATCCTTTCGCGGCAAGGGATTCCCGTATGGCCTGGGTCTCATACTGATTGACCTTGCATCCAAGCGTAATAAAGGCACACGTCTTCATGTTTTTTGACAGGATTTAAAGGAATCCGATTTAGCTTGACAAAAATTACCGTCTGTGTACACTACGTTTGACCGATAGACCCAAAGAATTATTGAGCAACGAATTGGCACAAATTTCTGCGAATATTTTCCTTTCTCTCATGTTTAGCCGGGTTCGATTCGTGGTTAAAAGTTAGGAGTGATTTTATCAGACTCTACATTCTTTTTGAAGAGAAATTCAGATGATTATTGGCGTACCGAAAGAGATTAAATCAGATGAGTATCGGGTGGCTCTTATTCCTGCAGGTGTGGAGGAGATGTTGAAACGCGGACACGCTGTGATTGTTGAAAAGGGCGCTGGTTTAGGGAGCGGCATCTCTGATCAGGAATATACAAGTGCGGGTGCAAAGCTTGTTGATGAGCCAGGGGAAATTTACGATAAAGCACAGCTTGTGATGAAGGTCAAAGAACCCTTACCTGAAGAATACCCTTTGCTGAGAGAAGACCAGATCGTATTCACTTTTTTCCACTTTGCTGCTTCGAAACAATTAACAGACGCGATACTGAAGGCAAGGGTGGTAGCCATTGCCTACGAAACGATACGGGACGAACATGGGCGCCACCCGATCCTGACACCCATGAGTGAGGTGGCAGGGCGGATGTCCATCCAGGAGGGTGCAAAATATCTGGAGAAACCCATGCTTGGGCGCGGTATACTTTTGGGCGGGGTACCAGGGGTAGCCCCTGCAGAGGTGGTTATCATAGGTGGTGGTGTTGTAGGTACCAATGCCGCAAAGGTGGCTGCAGGGCTTGGGGCGCGAGTTACCATCCTCGATATCAATATAGATCGGCTACGATATTTGGATGACATCATGCCAAAAAATGTAGTTACGCTCATGTCAAATACCCAGAATATCCGGGAGAAGATACGGGATGCCGACTTGCTCATTGGTGCCGTACTCATTGAAGGAGCGCGGGCACCACGTGTCGTAACAAGGGAAATGGTTCGAACGATGAAACCCGGTGCAGTGATCGTTGACGTAGCCATTGACCAGGGGGGATGTGTGAAAACGAGCAAACCCACAACCCATAGTAATCCTATTTACAAGGAATATGATGTTATCCATTACTGTGTGACCAATATCCCCGGTGCCGTGGCATGCACATCAACCCATGCACTGACCAACGTAACGCTGCCATATGCCCTGGAGATTGCTGACAAGGGATACGAGCCTGCAGCACGAGAAAACCCTGCCATACTGAGAGGTGTCAACATGGTAAAGGGAAAGCTTACAAACAAGGCAGTTGCTAGTGCTTTTGGTATGACATATAGTGCATCTGAGTAATTTGGAAAATTTTAGTTGTACGTATTGGTTGAATTGCGTTGTATTTTAGCGTGGATTTTATAAAATAGGATAGATTTTCAAAAAAGCAATTCATTCATTGTATTAACAAGAGAAAGGAAAGATAACATGAGCGAAAAAGAAATACTGATAGTTGTGTCCAAACTTAAGAATTACATACGTTCTACTGCTGACATGAATACGGCGGGCAATGTTGCGGAAGTATTGTCTGATATCGTTCGCCGTTTGTGTAATCAGGCAATCGAGAAAGCAAAAACAGATGGCCGCAAAACAGTAATGGAGAGAGACTTTACTTCGGAAGTTTGAAAATATTTGTGGGTGCAATCTGTTGTTTTTTGGAGTATTTGGCGGGTTGAATTGATGCTTTGCCAAAAAGATCACGTGTGGTACTCTGCATTAATGGTAATGTATTCATGTGACAGGTCACACGTCCACATGGTATCCTTGAAGTTCCCCAGTCCAAGTTCCAGGCGAATCTTGATATCCCTGCCTTTCATGGAGGTACTGAGTACATTGAGGTCGCACTGTGTTGGCATCCCTTTGGCAAAGATCAGGATGTCGTTTATAGAGAGATTGGTTTTTGATTCATCCAGTTCCACACCTGCATAACCAGCAGCGGAGACGATGCGTCCCCAGTTGGGGTCTTCTCCGTTCATTGCCGTTTTTACCAGTGGCGAATCTGCAATGGACCTGGCAATCTTTGTTGCATCACTGCGTGACCTTGCACCAATCACATCAATCTGAATAAATTTTGTGGCACCTTCACCATCCATCACAATGGCCTTTGCCAAATAGCTGGTCACATAATCCAGTCCTTGCTGAAAGACCTGGAGATCGTGATTTTTCGAGGGGATATTTACCCCAGAGGCACCGTTTGCGATAATGGCAATGGTGTCGTTGGTACTCATGTGACCGTCAATGGTGATACAATTAAAAGAGGATTCTACAGAGTTTCTGAGGCATTCGTTAAGGAGTGATGCCGGCATGGAGACATCAGTCGTAAGAAAACAGAGCATGGTTGCAAGGTTTGGGGCAATCATCCCTGCCCCTTTTGCAATTCCACCAATTACTACAAATTTGTTGTTTATCTTTAGTTTAACGGCAATATCTTTTTGTTTCGTATCCGTCGTCATGATGGCCCGTGCCATGGCATTACCATGCTCTGGGGTGTTTCCCAAAAACGCAGCAGAGGCCTTAATACCTGCAAAAACCTTTTCCATGGGAAGTGGTCTTCCAATAATCCCTGTGGAGGCGACCAGTATCTCATCTTCAGGGGTTTTCAGGCATTTTGCCGCAATCCGTACCATCTCTTCGGCATCTTTGTAACCCTGTTCTCCCGTGCAGGCATTGGCGTTGCCGCTGTTGATGACGAAGGCACGCACGCGACCCATTTGAATGATTTTTCTGCTGAGCTTTACCGGTGCCGCATAGATCTGGTTTGTGGTAAACAAGGCGGCGCCAGTTGCAGGAAATTCTGAAAAGATAATTCCCAGATCAAAACTGTCTTTTACCGTTTTTATTCCACAATAGGTAGCACCTGCCTTGAAACCCCTGGGGGCAACAATGCATCCTGTCGTTAGTACTTCCACGTCACCAGATATCCTTTCCTGCATTGCAGACCGGGCTGATGCATGCTGATGATGAAATCAAAAAGCAACAGAGATTTGTCATGTTGAAGTATGAGGAAGGCAAATAACAAACGGTTTGAGCTGTTTGAGTTGTTTACACGGCTTCTTTCGGTTAGATAAAAACATGGTTATAAAATAAATACAGCCGCTGCAACTACGGTAGTCCACAAGCCATTTTTGTCCCCCCGCGCTGCTTGTGTGATATTTCTCGTTTTTACGATTTTACCACTCATCCGATACGTTTCTTTCCGTTCATCATAGTTTTTTGCAGGGTCGAATTCGATACCCAGAGTAGTGGCCAGCATGGTGGCGGCAAGGTCTTCTGCATAATCGCCTGATTTTTCTTCAGTTTCTCCAAAGGCATGGTGTTCGCTGAGATATCCGTAGTGCTCGTGCTCGGATGGAACCGCCATGCCAACAGAGGCGGAGATCATCCGATTAGGCTCATTGGTAGAATTCTCGCTCATTACGCAAAAAATCACCTGTCCACTCTTTAGCATTGCAGTACCTTGTTCCTTCGTGACAATCTTGCAATTCGGTGGGAAGATGCTTGATACTCTTACTAAGTTGCATTTTTCAATACCTGCTTTTCGCAGGGCAAGTTCGAATGACTGTAACTTGTCTTTATGTTTTCCAACACCTTTGGTAAAGAATACCAACCTCGGTATCATCATAATTGATTGGCTCCCTCAAATAGTTTGAAATAAAATATGTGGAATAAATAAATTAAGTTGCTTAGTGAAACAAATTTCTCAATGAAATTCAATAGAATTTTGAAAAATTGAGGTATATTTTTTCATTCATTTACTCACCATGTAGAATACCGAGATGTGACGTAATTCTTAGCACTTAATTATCTTTATTTTTGATTTTCTCATTGCTTCATGGTAAGGTGTTCTTACAATTTTCTGGAGAACGTGAGAAACACGGTATTCTGTAAAATTTTTGCATTACGTGTTGCTTCCATGCATGATTGTTTCTGTACAGGAATAGTTGCCGGCCAATTGGCATGTTAGTCATGCGTGACGAAGAAGGCCGGGATGAAAAGGTGCTTGCTGTTCCCGTTGACAAACTCCACCCCTTCTACAAGGATGTGTCTTCGTACAAACAGTTACCGGCAATTTTGCTCGACCAGATTGTCCACTTTTTCAAACATTACAAGGACCTTGAGCCGGGAAAATGGGTAGAACTCGAAAACTGGCGCGATACGGATGAAGCAGCGAACTATCTCAGTACGACTATTGAAAGAGCGGCTTCTAAGAAACCATAGGCAAAACTTAACGTTGGATAGTTTTGAAAAACCGGAAACCGTTATCCACGTATTATCTAATGAATTACATCTGTTTGTATCTGGGCCCTCCACCGCCCTCTGGTACAGTCCATCTGATATTATCAAAAGGACACTTTCTCTGGCAGGTCTTGCAGTGGATACAATTCGAAGGATTTGCTGGAAGGGTATCATTTCCAACCTGCTCATAAACACCTGCGGGACAAAACGTTATGCATGCCCGATCAAAAAGGCGATCGCACTTATTGATACAAAAATTTTGGTCTGAAATACGGAGATGCGCAGGTTGGTCTTCCCTGTGCTTTGTACCAGCTAATGAGACGAAGGTCGTCTTGTCAAATTTGCCTGGAATACCATATTTGAACTTGGCTGAGGTCATTGCCTTGAAATCTCTTTCCATACCAAACCGAGGTAAGAACTTGCCAATAATCGAAAATGGGAAACCGAATGTTGGACCAAATTTTGCGATTATTGCACGAAAATTTCTGGCAGACTTCATTTCATTTATTACTGAATTTTGTTCTAACAGATGGGTGTAGACTTCAGCAGCCTTGCTAGGATCGTTGAGACATTGAATTGATGCCTTGCCAGCACGTAATCCGGATTCAACGGCATTGTGGAGTCCCTTGATCTTGTGCATATTTACAAAACCTGCACTGTCGCCAACGATCATCACATTTTTGTAACCGACAGTACCCGTTGTCTTGCCATTGGTGCCTGATTGTTTGTAACGAGGCAATGCATAATAACCCCCTTCAGGGATCATTTTTACACCGGCTTCAATTATTTCGCCTCCTTCAATGAACTGACGGACAAACGCATGACGTTTAAAATCTTCCAGGGCCTTTTGCGGATTAAAGTTACAATACTTCCAGTCAGCCCCCGCAATAATGCCAATCGCGATCTGATTATCACCATAGCTGTACGCAAATCCACCCCCAAAAATTTCTGGGCCAAATAGGGGAAACCATAACGGATAACCCAGTGTATGGACCACCCGGTTATTGCCGAACGATTCATAGCGCTCTTTACTAACCCGAATGATTTCTTTAACGCCAACCGAAAATACCTGATTGATCTCTCGTTGTAGGCCGGCCTTTGCAACCAAATCCTCGGTAACAAGGCCATCCGCTCCTTCGGCAAGGATAATAATATCCGCGGTAATCGTCTCGCCCTCAAGGTAATTGGGTTGTTGATACCCTTTTTTGTCTAGACCCTGATCAACAAGTTTAACTCCGTAAACTTCTTTCCGTGTCTGCTCATATAAGATTTCCTTCACGCCAAAGCTTGTATAAACCTCGATACCCAGCGAGATGGCAATTTTACCAAGAAATCTCGTCAACTTACCTATTGAAATAATATGATCACCACTATTGTCCATTTCACCAAATGATAGTCCCAATTTCTTCCCAATCTTAATGAGCGGTGAGATGTTGATGGCAAATTTTTTTCCCAGGAGGAAGCAGACGTCATCAGTTTTTACCTCCTTTCCTGTGATATGATCAGCTCCTTCCATGGAAAGCCAATCAGGGCTGGCTTCGTCAAGCAGGCGTTTTAATGAGGCCATTTCCAGAACTGCACCAGACAGATTGTGGCTGCCAAGGGACCCTCCCTTTTCCAGAACCACGACGTCTGCATCTTTATGTGCACTTTTGGCTGCAATTGCGGCAGCCAGGCCACCAGGTCCAGCACCTATAACAAGGATTGAAACATGTGTATAATCTTTTTCTTGTATCATCATAATGAATATTTGTACATTAAAGATTGATTTCTCCGGTTATCACAGGTCAATGTCTTAATGCCTCAATGATTTTGGGTACAATCTCCTCTGCATTTCCAATGATGTAGTAATCTGAGTGCTTGAATATGGGTGCCTGCGGATCGGAATTGACGGCCACAATTATCCCTGCATTTTCAATACCAATTAAGTGC
The Candidatus Brocadia sp. genome window above contains:
- the mtaB gene encoding tRNA (N(6)-L-threonylcarbamoyladenosine(37)-C(2))-methylthiotransferase MtaB codes for the protein MKTCAFITLGCKVNQYETQAIRESLAAKGFIETAPEQAADLYVINTCTVTSASDEKSRQYIKKVRRKNPAATVVVTGCYAESDTETIKKLEGVDFVITKAEEAQLAEIVSRDTVHRVPASPSKRGGWGDDTYIPRSEKESIYNLKISHFAGHTRAFLKIEDGCDLYCSYCIIPYVRGGIKSRRPQDILEEAQRLIDNGYKEIILTGIHLGAYGKDTQGNYRLLDIIQMLCNLSGLERLRLSSIEVNEITHDLIDLVAHTNQICPHFHIPLQSGDDFILKRMNRKYSSSQYLEVLDSIRSKIDSPSFTTDVIVGFPGEKDAHFENTINLCKKVGFSRMHIFPFSAREGTPAAKMTDHCHPQIIKKRKTLLDAVAKTSAFSYKKHFLNTRAEVLVETERDSKTNKLCGYSERYIKVLFDGPETIKNSIVSVRIEEVTPLLMTGTLQ
- the ald gene encoding alanine dehydrogenase, with the translated sequence MIIGVPKEIKSDEYRVALIPAGVEEMLKRGHAVIVEKGAGLGSGISDQEYTSAGAKLVDEPGEIYDKAQLVMKVKEPLPEEYPLLREDQIVFTFFHFAASKQLTDAILKARVVAIAYETIRDEHGRHPILTPMSEVAGRMSIQEGAKYLEKPMLGRGILLGGVPGVAPAEVVIIGGGVVGTNAAKVAAGLGARVTILDINIDRLRYLDDIMPKNVVTLMSNTQNIREKIRDADLLIGAVLIEGARAPRVVTREMVRTMKPGAVIVDVAIDQGGCVKTSKPTTHSNPIYKEYDVIHYCVTNIPGAVACTSTHALTNVTLPYALEIADKGYEPAARENPAILRGVNMVKGKLTNKAVASAFGMTYSASE
- a CDS encoding arginine decarboxylase, pyruvoyl-dependent; protein product: MIPRLVFFTKGVGKHKDKLQSFELALRKAGIEKCNLVRVSSIFPPNCKIVTKEQGTAMLKSGQVIFCVMSENSTNEPNRMISASVGMAVPSEHEHYGYLSEHHAFGETEEKSGDYAEDLAATMLATTLGIEFDPAKNYDERKETYRMSGKIVKTRNITQAARGDKNGLWTTVVAAAVFIL
- a CDS encoding FAD-binding protein, encoding MMIQEKDYTHVSILVIGAGPGGLAAAIAAKSAHKDADVVVLEKGGSLGSHNLSGAVLEMASLKRLLDEASPDWLSMEGADHITGKEVKTDDVCFLLGKKFAINISPLIKIGKKLGLSFGEMDNSGDHIISIGKLTRFLGKIAISLGIEVYTSFGVKEILYEQTRKEVYGVKLVDQGLDKKGYQQPNYLEGETITADIIILAEGADGLVTEDLVAKAGLQREINQVFSVGVKEIIRVSKERYESFGNNRVVHTLGYPLWFPLFGPEIFGGGFAYSYGDNQIAIGIIAGADWKYCNFNPQKALEDFKRHAFVRQFIEGGEIIEAGVKMIPEGGYYALPRYKQSGTNGKTTGTVGYKNVMIVGDSAGFVNMHKIKGLHNAVESGLRAGKASIQCLNDPSKAAEVYTHLLEQNSVINEMKSARNFRAIIAKFGPTFGFPFSIIGKFLPRFGMERDFKAMTSAKFKYGIPGKFDKTTFVSLAGTKHREDQPAHLRISDQNFCINKCDRLFDRACITFCPAGVYEQVGNDTLPANPSNCIHCKTCQRKCPFDNIRWTVPEGGGGPRYKQM
- the argJ gene encoding bifunctional glutamate N-acetyltransferase/amino-acid acetyltransferase ArgJ is translated as MQERISGDVEVLTTGCIVAPRGFKAGATYCGIKTVKDSFDLGIIFSEFPATGAALFTTNQIYAAPVKLSRKIIQMGRVRAFVINSGNANACTGEQGYKDAEEMVRIAAKCLKTPEDEILVASTGIIGRPLPMEKVFAGIKASAAFLGNTPEHGNAMARAIMTTDTKQKDIAVKLKINNKFVVIGGIAKGAGMIAPNLATMLCFLTTDVSMPASLLNECLRNSVESSFNCITIDGHMSTNDTIAIIANGASGVNIPSKNHDLQVFQQGLDYVTSYLAKAIVMDGEGATKFIQIDVIGARSRSDATKIARSIADSPLVKTAMNGEDPNWGRIVSAAGYAGVELDESKTNLSINDILIFAKGMPTQCDLNVLSTSMKGRDIKIRLELGLGNFKDTMWTCDLSHEYITINAEYHT